The proteins below come from a single Bacillota bacterium genomic window:
- a CDS encoding acetyl-CoA C-acyltransferase, with translation MKEAVIVSSVRTAVGRAPKGSLRFTRPDYMGSVVVKEAVARAKGLDPAEIEDVILGCSFPEAEQGMNLGRIVALQAGLPDSVPGQTVNRFCSSGLQSIALAAERIMCGFADVIVAGGVESMSIVPMGGNKLAPSPELVDNHIETYTPMGITAENVAQRFNISREDQDKFGLTSHQKATAAIKEGRFKDEIVPLKIIDRYVDSDNKIAEKESIFEVDEGVRPDTTLEALSKLRPAFHVKGSVTAGNSSQTSDGAAAAVVMSAEKAAAMGLKPIAVFRGFAVAGCPPEIMGIGPAVAIPKLMELTGKKIADIGLFELNEAFASQALYCMRELDLNPDIVNVNGGAIALGHPLGCTGAKLTATLLHEMLRRKTKYGVVSMCIGGGMGAAGLFELA, from the coding sequence ATGAAAGAAGCTGTAATTGTTTCCAGTGTCAGGACCGCAGTTGGCAGGGCTCCAAAAGGTTCACTGCGCTTTACCCGTCCCGATTATATGGGATCGGTAGTAGTTAAAGAAGCTGTCGCCAGAGCCAAGGGGCTGGATCCTGCTGAAATAGAAGATGTTATTCTTGGCTGTTCCTTCCCCGAAGCTGAACAGGGCATGAACCTGGGCAGGATTGTTGCCCTGCAGGCAGGTTTACCCGATAGTGTTCCGGGTCAGACTGTAAACCGCTTCTGCTCATCGGGACTGCAGTCAATCGCTCTGGCTGCTGAAAGGATCATGTGCGGTTTTGCTGATGTTATTGTCGCCGGTGGAGTCGAAAGTATGAGCATCGTTCCCATGGGCGGCAACAAACTGGCTCCCAGCCCTGAGCTTGTAGATAACCACATCGAAACCTACACCCCTATGGGCATAACCGCAGAAAACGTTGCACAGAGGTTTAATATATCCCGCGAAGATCAGGATAAATTCGGGCTTACCAGCCATCAGAAAGCAACAGCAGCGATCAAAGAAGGACGTTTCAAGGATGAGATTGTTCCTTTGAAAATTATCGACCGATATGTAGACTCCGATAACAAGATTGCGGAAAAAGAGTCAATCTTCGAAGTCGATGAAGGAGTCCGTCCGGACACAACTCTTGAGGCGCTATCCAAACTTCGTCCGGCATTTCACGTTAAGGGTAGTGTTACAGCGGGCAATTCATCACAAACAAGTGATGGCGCCGCTGCCGCTGTGGTCATGTCTGCTGAAAAGGCAGCCGCAATGGGCCTTAAACCAATTGCCGTATTCCGCGGTTTTGCAGTCGCCGGGTGTCCGCCGGAAATAATGGGGATCGGTCCGGCAGTGGCCATTCCAAAGCTGATGGAACTGACCGGTAAAAAAATTGCAGATATCGGCCTTTTTGAATTAAATGAAGCTTTCGCTTCCCAGGCTCTCTACTGTATGCGTGAACTGGATCTCAATCCGGATATTGTAAACGTTAACGGTGGGGCAATTGCCCTGGGACACCCCCTGGGCTGCACCGGAGCAAAGCTCACTGCCACGTTATTACATGAAATGCTGCGCCGCAAAACAAAATATGGCGTAGTTTCAATGTGCATCGGCGGAGGTATGGGAGCAGCCGGATTATTCGAGCTTGCATAA